A window of the Gossypium arboreum isolate Shixiya-1 chromosome 2, ASM2569848v2, whole genome shotgun sequence genome harbors these coding sequences:
- the LOC108461474 gene encoding AP2-like ethylene-responsive transcription factor At2g41710 translates to MASTSSSDPGMKAEASGGENSETVIANDQLLLCRGLKKAKKERGCTAKERISKMPPCTAGKRSSIYRGVTRHRWTGRYEAHLWDKSTWNQNQNKKGKQVYLGAYDDEEAAARAYDLAALKYWGPGTLINFPVTDYTRDLEEMQNVSREDYLASLRRKSSGFSRGISKYRGLSSRRWDSSFGRVSGSEYFNSIHYGDDTTKENDYIGGFCIERKIDLTGYIKWWGTNKTRQAEAGTKSSEETKNACPEDIGSELKTSEWAVQPTEPYQMPRLGTSLEGTKCKGSSVSALSILSRSADFKSLQEKALKKQEQNSDSDENENKNTINKMDHGKAAEKSVNHDTGGDRLGAAMGMTGGLSSLQKNVYPLTPFLSAPLLTNYNTIDSLVDPVLWTSLVPALPTGPSRNPEVTKTETSSTYTFFRPEE, encoded by the exons ATGGCTTCGACGTCATCTTCTGATCCTGGGATGAAAGCGGAAGCCAGTGGCGGAGAGAATTCCGAGACTGTGATAGCAAACGATCAACTTTTACTGTGCAGAGGATTGAAGAAAGCGAAGAAAGAAAGAGGCTGCACTGCTAAAGAACGTATCAGTAAGATGCCGCCTTGCACCGCCGGCAAACGCAGCTCCATTTACCGTGGAGTCACCAG GCATAGATGGACTGGTCGTTATGAAGCTCATCTTTGGGATAAAAGTACTTGGAATCAAAACCAGAATAAAAAAGGGAAGCAAG TCTACTTAG GGGCATATGATGATGAGGAGGCTGCTGCAAGAGCTTATGACCTTGCTGCTTTGAAATACTGGGGTCCTGGGACGCTCATTAATTTTCCG GTTACTGACTATACTAGGGATCTTGAAGAGATGCAGAATGTGTCAAGAGAGGACTATCTTGCATCTCTTCGAAG AAAAAGCAGTGGTTTCTCAAGAGGAATTTCTAAATATCGTGGTCTTTCAAG TCGTCGGTGGGACTCATCATTTGGCCGTGTTTCGGGATCTGAATACTTCAATAGTATACATTATG GTGATGATACTACCAAAGAAAATGATTACATTGGTGGTTTTTGCATTGAGAGAAAGATTGACTTAACGGGTTATATTAAGTGGTGGGGAACCAACAAAACTCGTCAAGCAGAAGCTGGAACAAAATCTTCTGAGGAAACTAAAAATGCATGCCCAGAAGACATTGGTAGTGAACTTAAAACATCAGAGTGGGCAGTGCAGCCTACTGAACCATACCAAATGCCCCGTCTGGGCACATCCCTTGAAGGTACAAAATGCAAAGGGTCCTCTGTCTCTGCCTTGAGTATATTGTCCCGGTCTGCTGATTTCAAGAGCCTGCAAGAGAAAGCACTGAAGAAACAAGAACAAAATTCTGATAGTGATGAGAATGAGAACAAAAATACTATAAACAAAATGGATCACGGTAAGGCAGCTGAAAAATCAGTAAATCATGATACTGGAGGTGACAGACTTGGAGCCGCAATGGGGATGACTGGTGGGTTATCATCTCTTCAGAAAAATGTGTACCCTTTGACTCCCTTCTTGTCTGCTCCACTTCTCACCAACTACAATACAATTGACTCCTTGGTGGACCCTGTGCTTTGGACATCTCTTGTTCCTGCTCTTCCTACTGGACCATCTCGTAATCCTGAG GTTACAAAGACGGAGACGAGTTCCACATATACCTTCTTTCGGCCTGAGGAATGA